One Caloenas nicobarica isolate bCalNic1 chromosome 31, bCalNic1.hap1, whole genome shotgun sequence genomic region harbors:
- the PI4KB gene encoding phosphatidylinositol 4-kinase beta isoform X3, translating to MRAKEKRGEAGELGNDFWGAIGTGTSPRRAPIGPIAGMSLETAAVFEACGPAAAMGDSVADPGSGGTSLSVIAEGVSELAVIDPEVAKKACEEVLEKVKLLHGACSDSAAEPAPRTAADLANGDVGDGCEIRCLDDPPGAASRIREEDEAAANTVKTARKRQKNNSAKQSWLLRLFESKLFDISMAISYLYNSKEPGVQAYIGNRLFCFRNEEVDFYLPQLLNMYIHMDEDVGDAIKPYIVHRCRQSINFSLQCALLLGAYSSDMHISTQRHSRGTKLRKLILSDELKPAHKKRELPSLSPAPDTGLSPSKRTHQRSKSDATVSISLSSNLKRTASNPKVESEEEELSSSSESLHKSCSPPVRLAPERDFIKALISIGKRLATLPTKEQKTQRLISELSLLNHKLPARVWLPTAGFDHHVVRVPHTQAVVLNSKDKAPYLIYVEVLECDNFDTANVPARIPENRIRSTRSAENLPECGITHEQRTGSFSTVPNYDNDDEAWSVDDIVELQVELPEIHANSCDNISQFSVDSITSQESREPVFIAAGDIRRRLSEQLAHTPTAFRRDPEDPSAVALKEPWQEKVRRIREGSPYGHLPSWRLLSVIVKCGDDLRQELLAFQVLKQLQSIWEQERVPLWIKPYKILVISADSGMIEPVVNAVSIHQIKKQSLLSLLDYFLQEHGNYNTESFLTAQRNFVQSCAGYCLVCYLLQVKDRHNGNILLDADGHIIHIDFGFILSSSPRNLGFETSAFKLTTEFVDVMGGLDGDMFNYYKMLMLQGLIAARKHMDKVVQIVEIMQQGSQLPCFHGSSTIRNLKERFHMNMTEEQLQVLINQMVDGSMRSITTKLYDGFQYLTNGIM from the exons ATGCGAGCGAAGGAGAAACGTGGCgaggctggggagctggggaacGATTTTTGGGGCGCGATAGGAACGGGGACGAGTCCTCGGCGAGCCCCGATCGGCCCCATCGCCGGGATGTCGCTGGAGACCGCGGCTGT cTTTGAAGCGTGCGGACCCGCCGCTGCTATGGGCGACTCGGTGGCGGATCCGGGGAGCGGCGGGACGTCCCTCAGCGTCATTGCGGAAGGTGTCAGCGAGCTGGCCGTCATCGACCCCgaggtggccaagaaggcctGCGAGGAGGTCCTGGAGAAGGTGAAGCTGCTGCACGGCGCCTGCTCCGACAGTGCGGCAGAGCCGGCGCCGCGCACCGCGGCCGATTTGGCCAACGGAGACGTCGGGGACGGCTGTGAGATCCGGTGCTTGGACGATCCGCCCGGCGCGGCCTCCAGGATCCGGGAGGAGGACGAAGCGGCGGCCAACACGGTGAAAACCGCCCGCAAGCGGCAGAAGAACAACTCGGCCAAGCAATCCTGGCTCCTCCGGCTCTTTGAGTCCAAACTCTTTGATATTTCCATGGCCATTTCGTACCTGTACAACTCAAAGGAACCCGGCGTGCAGGCTTACATCGGGAACAGGTTGTTCTGCTTCAGGAACGAGGAGGTCGACTTCTACCTGCCGCAGCTGCTCAACATGTACATCCACATGGACGAGGACGTGGGGGACGCCATCAAGCCCTACATCGTACACCGCTGCCGGCAGAGCATCAACTTCTCGCTGCAGTGCGCCCTGCTGCTGGGCGCCTACTCCTCCGACATGCACATCTCCACCCAGCGACACTCCCGCGGGACCAAGCTGCGCAAGCTCATCCTCTCGGATGAGCTGAAGCCGGCTCACAAGAAGAGGGAGCTGCCGTCGCTGAGCCCGGCGCCCGACACGGGCTTGTCCCCTTCCAAAAGGACTCACCAGAGGTCCAAGTCGGACGCCACCGTCAGCATCAGCCTGAGCAGCAACCTGAAGCGCACAGCCAGCAATCCCAAAGTCGAGAGCGAGGAGGAG GAGCTCTCCTCCAGCTCGGAAAGCCTCCATAAGTCGTGTTCTCCC CCCGTCAGACTCGCTCCCGAGCGGGATTTCATCAAGGCCCTGATCTCCATCGGGAAGCGCTTGGCCACCCTGCCCACCAAAGAGCAGAAGACGCAGCGGCTCATCTCGGAGCTGTCGCTGCTCAACCACAAGCTGCCGGCACGCGTCTGGCTCCCCACCGCCGGCTTCGACCACCATGTCGTGCGCGTGCCGCACACCCAGGCCGTCGTCCTCAACTCCAAGGACAAG GCTCCCTATTTAATCTACGTTGAAGTACTTGAATGTGACAATTTCGACACCGCGAATGTGCCCGCCCGGATCCCCGAGAACCGCATCCGCAGCACCCGCTCGGCCGAGAACCTCCCCGAGTGCGGCATCACCCACGAGCAGAGGACTGGCAGCTTCTCCACCGTCCCCAACTACGACAACGACGACGAGGCTTGGTCCGTGGACGACATCGTGGAGCTGCAGGTGGAG CTGCCGGAGATCCACGCCAACAGCTGCGACAACATCTCGCAGTTCTCGGTGGACAGCATCACCAGCCAGGAGAGCCGTGAGCCCGTCTTCATCGCCGCCGGGGACATCAG GCGGCGGCTCTCGGAGCAGCTGGCGCACACCCCCACCGCCTTCCGGAGGGACCCCGAGGACCCGTCGGCCGTCGCCCTCAAGGAGCCCTGGCAGGAGAAAGTCAG GAGGATCCGCGAAGGGTCCCCCTATGGCCACCTGCCCTCTTGGCGCCTCCTCTCCGTCATCGTCAAGTGCGGGGACGACCTGCGGCAGGAGCTCTTGGCCTTCCAGGTCCTCAAGCAGCTGCAG TCCATCTGGGAACAGGAGCGCGTCCCGCTCTGGATCAAGCCATACAAAATCCTCGTCATCTCCGCCGACAGCGGCATGATTGAGCCTGTGGTGAACGCTGTGTCCATCCACCAAATCAAGAAGCAATCGCTGCTCTCGCTGCTGGATTATTTCCTGCAGGAACACGGGAATTACAACACCGAGTCCTTCCTGACGGCACAGAGGAACTTTGTGCAGAGCTGTGCCGGTTACTGCCTGGTGTGCTACCTGCTGCAGGTCAAGGACAG GCACAACGGCAACATCTTGCTGGACGCGGACGGACACATCATCCACATCGACTTCGGGTTCATcctctccagctcccccagAAATCTCGGCTTCGAGACGTCGGCTTTCAAGCTCACCACGGAATTCGTGGAT gtGATGGGCGGGCTGGACGGGGACATGTTCAACTACTACAAGATGCTGATGCTGCAGGGGCTCATCGCCGCCCGCAAGCACATGGACAAAGTGGTGCAGATCGTGGAGATCATGCAGCAAG GGTCGCAGCTCCCCTGTTTCCACGGCTCGTCCACCATCCGCAACCTGAAGGAGCGTTTCCACATGAACATGACggaggagcagctgcaggtgctgatCAACCAGATGGTGGACGGCAGCATGCGCTCCATCACCACCAAGCTCTACGACGGCTTCCAGTATCTCACCAACGGCATCATGTGA
- the PI4KB gene encoding phosphatidylinositol 4-kinase beta isoform X1 encodes MGDSVADPGSGGTSLSVIAEGVSELAVIDPEVAKKACEEVLEKVKLLHGACSDSAAEPAPRTAADLANGDVGDGCEIRCLDDPPGAASRIREEDEAAANTVKTARKRQKNNSAKQSWLLRLFESKLFDISMAISYLYNSKEPGVQAYIGNRLFCFRNEEVDFYLPQLLNMYIHMDEDVGDAIKPYIVHRCRQSINFSLQCALLLGAYSSDMHISTQRHSRGTKLRKLILSDELKPAHKKRELPSLSPAPDTGLSPSKRTHQRSKSDATVSISLSSNLKRTASNPKVESEEEELSSSSESLHKSCSPPVRLAPERDFIKALISIGKRLATLPTKEQKTQRLISELSLLNHKLPARVWLPTAGFDHHVVRVPHTQAVVLNSKDKAPYLIYVEVLECDNFDTANVPARIPENRIRSTRSAENLPECGITHEQRTGSFSTVPNYDNDDEAWSVDDIVELQVELPEIHANSCDNISQFSVDSITSQESREPVFIAAGDIRRRLSEQLAHTPTAFRRDPEDPSAVALKEPWQEKVRRIREGSPYGHLPSWRLLSVIVKCGDDLRQELLAFQVLKQLQSIWEQERVPLWIKPYKILVISADSGMIEPVVNAVSIHQIKKQSLLSLLDYFLQEHGNYNTESFLTAQRNFVQSCAGYCLVCYLLQVKDRHNGNILLDADGHIIHIDFGFILSSSPRNLGFETSAFKLTTEFVDVMGGLDGDMFNYYKMLMLQGLIAARKHMDKVVQIVEIMQQGSQLPCFHGSSTIRNLKERFHMNMTEEQLQVLINQMVDGSMRSITTKLYDGFQYLTNGIM; translated from the exons ATGGGCGACTCGGTGGCGGATCCGGGGAGCGGCGGGACGTCCCTCAGCGTCATTGCGGAAGGTGTCAGCGAGCTGGCCGTCATCGACCCCgaggtggccaagaaggcctGCGAGGAGGTCCTGGAGAAGGTGAAGCTGCTGCACGGCGCCTGCTCCGACAGTGCGGCAGAGCCGGCGCCGCGCACCGCGGCCGATTTGGCCAACGGAGACGTCGGGGACGGCTGTGAGATCCGGTGCTTGGACGATCCGCCCGGCGCGGCCTCCAGGATCCGGGAGGAGGACGAAGCGGCGGCCAACACGGTGAAAACCGCCCGCAAGCGGCAGAAGAACAACTCGGCCAAGCAATCCTGGCTCCTCCGGCTCTTTGAGTCCAAACTCTTTGATATTTCCATGGCCATTTCGTACCTGTACAACTCAAAGGAACCCGGCGTGCAGGCTTACATCGGGAACAGGTTGTTCTGCTTCAGGAACGAGGAGGTCGACTTCTACCTGCCGCAGCTGCTCAACATGTACATCCACATGGACGAGGACGTGGGGGACGCCATCAAGCCCTACATCGTACACCGCTGCCGGCAGAGCATCAACTTCTCGCTGCAGTGCGCCCTGCTGCTGGGCGCCTACTCCTCCGACATGCACATCTCCACCCAGCGACACTCCCGCGGGACCAAGCTGCGCAAGCTCATCCTCTCGGATGAGCTGAAGCCGGCTCACAAGAAGAGGGAGCTGCCGTCGCTGAGCCCGGCGCCCGACACGGGCTTGTCCCCTTCCAAAAGGACTCACCAGAGGTCCAAGTCGGACGCCACCGTCAGCATCAGCCTGAGCAGCAACCTGAAGCGCACAGCCAGCAATCCCAAAGTCGAGAGCGAGGAGGAG GAGCTCTCCTCCAGCTCGGAAAGCCTCCATAAGTCGTGTTCTCCC CCCGTCAGACTCGCTCCCGAGCGGGATTTCATCAAGGCCCTGATCTCCATCGGGAAGCGCTTGGCCACCCTGCCCACCAAAGAGCAGAAGACGCAGCGGCTCATCTCGGAGCTGTCGCTGCTCAACCACAAGCTGCCGGCACGCGTCTGGCTCCCCACCGCCGGCTTCGACCACCATGTCGTGCGCGTGCCGCACACCCAGGCCGTCGTCCTCAACTCCAAGGACAAG GCTCCCTATTTAATCTACGTTGAAGTACTTGAATGTGACAATTTCGACACCGCGAATGTGCCCGCCCGGATCCCCGAGAACCGCATCCGCAGCACCCGCTCGGCCGAGAACCTCCCCGAGTGCGGCATCACCCACGAGCAGAGGACTGGCAGCTTCTCCACCGTCCCCAACTACGACAACGACGACGAGGCTTGGTCCGTGGACGACATCGTGGAGCTGCAGGTGGAG CTGCCGGAGATCCACGCCAACAGCTGCGACAACATCTCGCAGTTCTCGGTGGACAGCATCACCAGCCAGGAGAGCCGTGAGCCCGTCTTCATCGCCGCCGGGGACATCAG GCGGCGGCTCTCGGAGCAGCTGGCGCACACCCCCACCGCCTTCCGGAGGGACCCCGAGGACCCGTCGGCCGTCGCCCTCAAGGAGCCCTGGCAGGAGAAAGTCAG GAGGATCCGCGAAGGGTCCCCCTATGGCCACCTGCCCTCTTGGCGCCTCCTCTCCGTCATCGTCAAGTGCGGGGACGACCTGCGGCAGGAGCTCTTGGCCTTCCAGGTCCTCAAGCAGCTGCAG TCCATCTGGGAACAGGAGCGCGTCCCGCTCTGGATCAAGCCATACAAAATCCTCGTCATCTCCGCCGACAGCGGCATGATTGAGCCTGTGGTGAACGCTGTGTCCATCCACCAAATCAAGAAGCAATCGCTGCTCTCGCTGCTGGATTATTTCCTGCAGGAACACGGGAATTACAACACCGAGTCCTTCCTGACGGCACAGAGGAACTTTGTGCAGAGCTGTGCCGGTTACTGCCTGGTGTGCTACCTGCTGCAGGTCAAGGACAG GCACAACGGCAACATCTTGCTGGACGCGGACGGACACATCATCCACATCGACTTCGGGTTCATcctctccagctcccccagAAATCTCGGCTTCGAGACGTCGGCTTTCAAGCTCACCACGGAATTCGTGGAT gtGATGGGCGGGCTGGACGGGGACATGTTCAACTACTACAAGATGCTGATGCTGCAGGGGCTCATCGCCGCCCGCAAGCACATGGACAAAGTGGTGCAGATCGTGGAGATCATGCAGCAAG GGTCGCAGCTCCCCTGTTTCCACGGCTCGTCCACCATCCGCAACCTGAAGGAGCGTTTCCACATGAACATGACggaggagcagctgcaggtgctgatCAACCAGATGGTGGACGGCAGCATGCGCTCCATCACCACCAAGCTCTACGACGGCTTCCAGTATCTCACCAACGGCATCATGTGA
- the PI4KB gene encoding phosphatidylinositol 4-kinase beta isoform X2, whose amino-acid sequence MGDSVADPGSGGTSLSVIAEGVSELAVIDPEVAKKACEEVLEKVKLLHGACSDSAAEPAPRTAADLANGDVGDGCEIRCLDDPPGAASRIREEDEAAANTVKTARKRQKNNSAKQSWLLRLFESKLFDISMAISYLYNSKEPGVQAYIGNRLFCFRNEEVDFYLPQLLNMYIHMDEDVGDAIKPYIVHRCRQSINFSLQCALLLGAYSSDMHISTQRHSRGTKLRKLILSDELKPAHKKRELPSLSPAPDTGLSPSKRTHQRSKSDATVSISLSSNLKRTASNPKVESEEEPVRLAPERDFIKALISIGKRLATLPTKEQKTQRLISELSLLNHKLPARVWLPTAGFDHHVVRVPHTQAVVLNSKDKAPYLIYVEVLECDNFDTANVPARIPENRIRSTRSAENLPECGITHEQRTGSFSTVPNYDNDDEAWSVDDIVELQVELPEIHANSCDNISQFSVDSITSQESREPVFIAAGDIRRRLSEQLAHTPTAFRRDPEDPSAVALKEPWQEKVRRIREGSPYGHLPSWRLLSVIVKCGDDLRQELLAFQVLKQLQSIWEQERVPLWIKPYKILVISADSGMIEPVVNAVSIHQIKKQSLLSLLDYFLQEHGNYNTESFLTAQRNFVQSCAGYCLVCYLLQVKDRHNGNILLDADGHIIHIDFGFILSSSPRNLGFETSAFKLTTEFVDVMGGLDGDMFNYYKMLMLQGLIAARKHMDKVVQIVEIMQQGSQLPCFHGSSTIRNLKERFHMNMTEEQLQVLINQMVDGSMRSITTKLYDGFQYLTNGIM is encoded by the exons ATGGGCGACTCGGTGGCGGATCCGGGGAGCGGCGGGACGTCCCTCAGCGTCATTGCGGAAGGTGTCAGCGAGCTGGCCGTCATCGACCCCgaggtggccaagaaggcctGCGAGGAGGTCCTGGAGAAGGTGAAGCTGCTGCACGGCGCCTGCTCCGACAGTGCGGCAGAGCCGGCGCCGCGCACCGCGGCCGATTTGGCCAACGGAGACGTCGGGGACGGCTGTGAGATCCGGTGCTTGGACGATCCGCCCGGCGCGGCCTCCAGGATCCGGGAGGAGGACGAAGCGGCGGCCAACACGGTGAAAACCGCCCGCAAGCGGCAGAAGAACAACTCGGCCAAGCAATCCTGGCTCCTCCGGCTCTTTGAGTCCAAACTCTTTGATATTTCCATGGCCATTTCGTACCTGTACAACTCAAAGGAACCCGGCGTGCAGGCTTACATCGGGAACAGGTTGTTCTGCTTCAGGAACGAGGAGGTCGACTTCTACCTGCCGCAGCTGCTCAACATGTACATCCACATGGACGAGGACGTGGGGGACGCCATCAAGCCCTACATCGTACACCGCTGCCGGCAGAGCATCAACTTCTCGCTGCAGTGCGCCCTGCTGCTGGGCGCCTACTCCTCCGACATGCACATCTCCACCCAGCGACACTCCCGCGGGACCAAGCTGCGCAAGCTCATCCTCTCGGATGAGCTGAAGCCGGCTCACAAGAAGAGGGAGCTGCCGTCGCTGAGCCCGGCGCCCGACACGGGCTTGTCCCCTTCCAAAAGGACTCACCAGAGGTCCAAGTCGGACGCCACCGTCAGCATCAGCCTGAGCAGCAACCTGAAGCGCACAGCCAGCAATCCCAAAGTCGAGAGCGAGGAGGAG CCCGTCAGACTCGCTCCCGAGCGGGATTTCATCAAGGCCCTGATCTCCATCGGGAAGCGCTTGGCCACCCTGCCCACCAAAGAGCAGAAGACGCAGCGGCTCATCTCGGAGCTGTCGCTGCTCAACCACAAGCTGCCGGCACGCGTCTGGCTCCCCACCGCCGGCTTCGACCACCATGTCGTGCGCGTGCCGCACACCCAGGCCGTCGTCCTCAACTCCAAGGACAAG GCTCCCTATTTAATCTACGTTGAAGTACTTGAATGTGACAATTTCGACACCGCGAATGTGCCCGCCCGGATCCCCGAGAACCGCATCCGCAGCACCCGCTCGGCCGAGAACCTCCCCGAGTGCGGCATCACCCACGAGCAGAGGACTGGCAGCTTCTCCACCGTCCCCAACTACGACAACGACGACGAGGCTTGGTCCGTGGACGACATCGTGGAGCTGCAGGTGGAG CTGCCGGAGATCCACGCCAACAGCTGCGACAACATCTCGCAGTTCTCGGTGGACAGCATCACCAGCCAGGAGAGCCGTGAGCCCGTCTTCATCGCCGCCGGGGACATCAG GCGGCGGCTCTCGGAGCAGCTGGCGCACACCCCCACCGCCTTCCGGAGGGACCCCGAGGACCCGTCGGCCGTCGCCCTCAAGGAGCCCTGGCAGGAGAAAGTCAG GAGGATCCGCGAAGGGTCCCCCTATGGCCACCTGCCCTCTTGGCGCCTCCTCTCCGTCATCGTCAAGTGCGGGGACGACCTGCGGCAGGAGCTCTTGGCCTTCCAGGTCCTCAAGCAGCTGCAG TCCATCTGGGAACAGGAGCGCGTCCCGCTCTGGATCAAGCCATACAAAATCCTCGTCATCTCCGCCGACAGCGGCATGATTGAGCCTGTGGTGAACGCTGTGTCCATCCACCAAATCAAGAAGCAATCGCTGCTCTCGCTGCTGGATTATTTCCTGCAGGAACACGGGAATTACAACACCGAGTCCTTCCTGACGGCACAGAGGAACTTTGTGCAGAGCTGTGCCGGTTACTGCCTGGTGTGCTACCTGCTGCAGGTCAAGGACAG GCACAACGGCAACATCTTGCTGGACGCGGACGGACACATCATCCACATCGACTTCGGGTTCATcctctccagctcccccagAAATCTCGGCTTCGAGACGTCGGCTTTCAAGCTCACCACGGAATTCGTGGAT gtGATGGGCGGGCTGGACGGGGACATGTTCAACTACTACAAGATGCTGATGCTGCAGGGGCTCATCGCCGCCCGCAAGCACATGGACAAAGTGGTGCAGATCGTGGAGATCATGCAGCAAG GGTCGCAGCTCCCCTGTTTCCACGGCTCGTCCACCATCCGCAACCTGAAGGAGCGTTTCCACATGAACATGACggaggagcagctgcaggtgctgatCAACCAGATGGTGGACGGCAGCATGCGCTCCATCACCACCAAGCTCTACGACGGCTTCCAGTATCTCACCAACGGCATCATGTGA
- the RFX5 gene encoding DNA-binding protein RFX5 isoform X2, translating to MADDELSIRATKKGNLSPGGARGGATESSTLLQELQGSISKSVQNKVDSILQDVQKFSDSDKLYLYLQLPSGPSLGEKSGSLDLSSLSTAEYMHACNWIRNHLEEHTDTCLPKQDVYDAYKRYCDNLCCRPLSAANFGKIIREIFPNIKARRLGGRGQSKYCYSGIRRKTVVSLPPLPSLDLKVTETSELAELVQSYSSEVMEAACALTCDWAEKILKRSFNNIVEVAQFLIQQHIISARSPRADLVMAMVVSERTEKIHRESRMPAAGKKNGLDTAESGDRSQGQTKESGPKPPVPPRPEKKKPPEPPRAGSSPQVNALVARLPLLLPRVPPGDRPALPGATVRSSPPILAPKITAAPLGATVKVALPLPVGTASPSLPPGANGAAGLLSQQATVPVLNVLLPGVGVPAAESPPNPRGTGGSEGPQDSQRPKATKRPPEPAGDAAPQKRRRGRPRKRPEDTGDTAELQRRDDGGGSPDGGGGTGPLRDSPAGGSLPSQVSVIQDGRPGTKVTDGCELAPEEGTAQQSPGQAGSPLGDTGCSCTPQDGGDPPAQCDGHTQAGTGPAAATSQPLDVSPCVPLSRGGSPGLCARPGT from the exons ATGGCTGACGACGAGCTGAGCATCCGAGCCACCAAAAAGGGAAATTTGTCACCCGGCGGCGCCCGGGGCGGCGCGACCGAGTCGAGCACGTTGCTGCAGGAACTGCAGGGCAGCATCTC CAAATCCGTGCAGAACAAAGTGGACTCCATCCTG CAAGATGTCCAGAAGTTTTCGGACAGCGACAAGCTCTACCTCTACCTCCAGCTGCCATCGGGGCCGAGCCTGGGGGAGAAGAg TGGGAGCCTGGACCTGAGCTCGCTGAGCACGGCCGAGTACATGCACGCGTGCAACTGGATCCGGAACCACCTGGAAGAGCACACGGACACCTGCCTGCCCAAGCAGGACGTCTACGATGCCTACAA GCGATACTGCGACAACCTCTGCTGTCGGCCCCTGAGCGCCGCCAATTTTGGCAAGATCATCCGGGAGATCTTCCCGAACATCAAAGCCCGGCGGCTGGGAGGCCGGGGCCAGTCGAA GTACTGCTACAGCGGGATCCGGAGGAAGACGGTGGTCAGCCTGCCGCCCCTGCCCAGCCTGGACCTCAAAGTGACGGAGACC TCGGAGCTGGCGGAGCTGGTGCAGTCCTACAGCAGCGAGGTGATGGAGGCGGCCTGCGCCCTCACCTGCGACTGGGCTGAGAAGATCCTCAAGCGCTCGTTCAACAACATCGTGGAGGTGGCGCAGTTCCTCATCCAGCAGCACATCATCAGCGCCCGCTCGCCCCGCGCCGACCTCGTCATGGCCATGGTGGTCTCAG AGCGCACGGAGAAGATCCACCGTGAGAGCCGGATGCCAGCGGCAGGGAAGAAGAACGGTCTGGACACTGCTGAGAGCGGCGACAGGAGCCAGGGGcag ACGAAGGAGAGCGGCCCCAAGCCCCCCGTCCCACCCCGGCCAGAGAAGAAGAAacctccagagccccccaggGCGGGCAGCAGCCCCCAGGTGAACGCCCTGGTCGCCCgcctgcccctgctcctgccccgcGTCCCGCCGGGGGACCGACCGGCGCTACCTGGCGCCACCGTCCGCTCCTCCCCTCCCATCCTGGCACCCAAAATCACCGCTGCCCCCCTGGGGGCCACCGTGAAGGTGGCTCTGCCGCTGCCAGTGGGCACGGcgtccccctccctgccccccggGGCCAACGGGGCGGCCGGGCTGCTGAGCCAACAAGCCACCGTCCCCGTCCTCAACGTGCTGCTGCCCGGCGTGGGCGTCCCCGCTGCCGAGAGCCCCCCGAACCCTCGCGGCACGGGGGGCAGCGAGGGTCCCCAGGACTCGCAGCGCCCCAAGGCCACCAAGCGTCCCCCGGAGCCGGCTGGTGACGCGGCCCCGCAGAAGCGGAGACGGGGGCGGCCGCGGAAGAGGCCGgaggacacgggggacacggcggAGCTTCAGCGCAGGGACGATGGTGGTGGCTCTCCCGACGGTGGCGGTGGCACCGGTCCCCTCCGGGACAGCCCGGCCGGGGggtccctgcccagccaggTCAGCGTCATCCAGGACGGCAGGCCCGGGACCAAGGTCACCGACGGCTGCGAGCTGGCACCAGAGGAGGGGACGGCGCAGCAGagcccaggccaggctgggtcccccctgggtgacactgggtgctcctgcaccccccagGACGGGGGGGATCCCCCCGCACAGTGTGATGGACACACACAGGCAGGGactggtcctgctgctgccacctcccagcCCTTGGATGTGTCCCCTTGTGTCCCTTTGTCCCGGGGGGGCTCACCAGGGCTCTGTGCCCGCCCTGGCACTTAG
- the RFX5 gene encoding DNA-binding protein RFX5 isoform X1 has product MADDELSIRATKKGNLSPGGARGGATESSTLLQELQGSISKSVQNKVDSILQDVQKFSDSDKLYLYLQLPSGPSLGEKSGSLDLSSLSTAEYMHACNWIRNHLEEHTDTCLPKQDVYDAYKRYCDNLCCRPLSAANFGKIIREIFPNIKARRLGGRGQSKYCYSGIRRKTVVSLPPLPSLDLKVTETQSELAELVQSYSSEVMEAACALTCDWAEKILKRSFNNIVEVAQFLIQQHIISARSPRADLVMAMVVSERTEKIHRESRMPAAGKKNGLDTAESGDRSQGQTKESGPKPPVPPRPEKKKPPEPPRAGSSPQVNALVARLPLLLPRVPPGDRPALPGATVRSSPPILAPKITAAPLGATVKVALPLPVGTASPSLPPGANGAAGLLSQQATVPVLNVLLPGVGVPAAESPPNPRGTGGSEGPQDSQRPKATKRPPEPAGDAAPQKRRRGRPRKRPEDTGDTAELQRRDDGGGSPDGGGGTGPLRDSPAGGSLPSQVSVIQDGRPGTKVTDGCELAPEEGTAQQSPGQAGSPLGDTGCSCTPQDGGDPPAQCDGHTQAGTGPAAATSQPLDVSPCVPLSRGGSPGLCARPGT; this is encoded by the exons ATGGCTGACGACGAGCTGAGCATCCGAGCCACCAAAAAGGGAAATTTGTCACCCGGCGGCGCCCGGGGCGGCGCGACCGAGTCGAGCACGTTGCTGCAGGAACTGCAGGGCAGCATCTC CAAATCCGTGCAGAACAAAGTGGACTCCATCCTG CAAGATGTCCAGAAGTTTTCGGACAGCGACAAGCTCTACCTCTACCTCCAGCTGCCATCGGGGCCGAGCCTGGGGGAGAAGAg TGGGAGCCTGGACCTGAGCTCGCTGAGCACGGCCGAGTACATGCACGCGTGCAACTGGATCCGGAACCACCTGGAAGAGCACACGGACACCTGCCTGCCCAAGCAGGACGTCTACGATGCCTACAA GCGATACTGCGACAACCTCTGCTGTCGGCCCCTGAGCGCCGCCAATTTTGGCAAGATCATCCGGGAGATCTTCCCGAACATCAAAGCCCGGCGGCTGGGAGGCCGGGGCCAGTCGAA GTACTGCTACAGCGGGATCCGGAGGAAGACGGTGGTCAGCCTGCCGCCCCTGCCCAGCCTGGACCTCAAAGTGACGGAGACC CAGTCGGAGCTGGCGGAGCTGGTGCAGTCCTACAGCAGCGAGGTGATGGAGGCGGCCTGCGCCCTCACCTGCGACTGGGCTGAGAAGATCCTCAAGCGCTCGTTCAACAACATCGTGGAGGTGGCGCAGTTCCTCATCCAGCAGCACATCATCAGCGCCCGCTCGCCCCGCGCCGACCTCGTCATGGCCATGGTGGTCTCAG AGCGCACGGAGAAGATCCACCGTGAGAGCCGGATGCCAGCGGCAGGGAAGAAGAACGGTCTGGACACTGCTGAGAGCGGCGACAGGAGCCAGGGGcag ACGAAGGAGAGCGGCCCCAAGCCCCCCGTCCCACCCCGGCCAGAGAAGAAGAAacctccagagccccccaggGCGGGCAGCAGCCCCCAGGTGAACGCCCTGGTCGCCCgcctgcccctgctcctgccccgcGTCCCGCCGGGGGACCGACCGGCGCTACCTGGCGCCACCGTCCGCTCCTCCCCTCCCATCCTGGCACCCAAAATCACCGCTGCCCCCCTGGGGGCCACCGTGAAGGTGGCTCTGCCGCTGCCAGTGGGCACGGcgtccccctccctgccccccggGGCCAACGGGGCGGCCGGGCTGCTGAGCCAACAAGCCACCGTCCCCGTCCTCAACGTGCTGCTGCCCGGCGTGGGCGTCCCCGCTGCCGAGAGCCCCCCGAACCCTCGCGGCACGGGGGGCAGCGAGGGTCCCCAGGACTCGCAGCGCCCCAAGGCCACCAAGCGTCCCCCGGAGCCGGCTGGTGACGCGGCCCCGCAGAAGCGGAGACGGGGGCGGCCGCGGAAGAGGCCGgaggacacgggggacacggcggAGCTTCAGCGCAGGGACGATGGTGGTGGCTCTCCCGACGGTGGCGGTGGCACCGGTCCCCTCCGGGACAGCCCGGCCGGGGggtccctgcccagccaggTCAGCGTCATCCAGGACGGCAGGCCCGGGACCAAGGTCACCGACGGCTGCGAGCTGGCACCAGAGGAGGGGACGGCGCAGCAGagcccaggccaggctgggtcccccctgggtgacactgggtgctcctgcaccccccagGACGGGGGGGATCCCCCCGCACAGTGTGATGGACACACACAGGCAGGGactggtcctgctgctgccacctcccagcCCTTGGATGTGTCCCCTTGTGTCCCTTTGTCCCGGGGGGGCTCACCAGGGCTCTGTGCCCGCCCTGGCACTTAG